A region of Herpetosiphonaceae bacterium DNA encodes the following proteins:
- a CDS encoding glycine--tRNA ligase, with amino-acid sequence MPARTMDQIVSLCKRRGFIFPGSALYGGLQGTYDYGPLGVELKNNLKMAWWRANVWERDDMEGLDAAILMNKLVWRYSGHEETFVDPMVDCRECKMRWRADHIRGTCPNCGSTDLTEPRPFNMMFKTQVGPIADDDSFAYLRPETAQGIFVNFKSVLDTTNRKLPFGIAQMGKAFRNEITPRNFIFRVREFEQMEIEFFVKPGEDEAWHERWLQDRLSWWESVGVSRENLSVYDVPRDELAHYSKRTYDLFYKFPSIGAEELEGIANRTDFDLGSHTKDQEKLNLTARVNANPDSTERLTFFDQESKQHIVPFVIEPSAGVDRGVLAVLCDAYAEEQVKPVPAERLQPIGEALQAFLKSVGRNEKLNPAHKAAIVEAGERIWADLERNLASVGALLGMPGAETIEVARKLRGQAEPVTDEFYRTVLHLKPALAPIKVAVLPLKKNNEQIVATAKRIRALLQRSGNMRTVYDDTAAIGKLYRRQDEIGTPFCITVDFDTLGEGKDPALTDTVTVRDRDSMAQERVPIAELQDYLEERLR; translated from the coding sequence ATGCCTGCTCGGACGATGGATCAGATTGTCTCGTTATGTAAACGTCGAGGCTTTATCTTCCCTGGCTCGGCGCTCTACGGCGGCTTGCAGGGCACCTACGACTACGGCCCGCTCGGTGTTGAGCTGAAGAACAATCTCAAGATGGCCTGGTGGCGCGCCAACGTGTGGGAGCGCGACGACATGGAGGGGCTGGACGCGGCGATCCTGATGAACAAGCTCGTCTGGCGCTACTCCGGCCACGAAGAAACCTTCGTCGATCCGATGGTCGATTGCCGCGAGTGCAAGATGCGCTGGCGGGCCGACCACATCCGGGGCACATGCCCGAACTGCGGATCGACCGATCTGACCGAGCCGCGTCCGTTCAACATGATGTTCAAAACGCAGGTCGGGCCGATCGCCGATGACGACTCGTTCGCCTACCTGCGGCCTGAAACCGCGCAGGGCATCTTCGTCAACTTCAAGAGCGTGCTCGACACGACCAATCGCAAGCTGCCCTTTGGCATCGCCCAGATGGGTAAGGCGTTCCGTAACGAGATCACGCCGCGCAACTTCATCTTCCGTGTGCGCGAGTTCGAGCAGATGGAGATCGAGTTCTTCGTCAAGCCGGGCGAGGACGAGGCGTGGCACGAGCGCTGGCTTCAGGATCGCCTGAGCTGGTGGGAGAGCGTGGGCGTCTCGCGCGAGAACCTGAGCGTCTACGACGTGCCGCGCGACGAGCTGGCGCACTACTCCAAGCGCACGTACGATCTGTTCTACAAGTTCCCGTCGATCGGCGCGGAGGAGCTGGAGGGCATCGCCAACCGCACCGACTTCGACCTTGGCTCGCACACCAAGGACCAGGAGAAGCTCAACCTCACGGCGCGCGTCAACGCCAACCCCGACAGCACCGAGCGGCTGACCTTCTTCGATCAGGAGTCGAAGCAGCATATCGTGCCGTTCGTGATCGAGCCGTCGGCAGGCGTGGACCGGGGCGTGCTCGCGGTGCTCTGCGACGCCTACGCCGAGGAGCAGGTCAAGCCGGTGCCCGCCGAGCGGCTTCAACCGATCGGCGAGGCGCTGCAAGCGTTTCTCAAGTCGGTGGGGCGCAACGAGAAGCTCAACCCGGCGCACAAAGCGGCGATCGTCGAGGCGGGCGAGCGCATCTGGGCCGATCTGGAGCGCAACCTTGCCAGCGTCGGCGCGCTGCTGGGCATGCCCGGCGCGGAGACGATCGAGGTGGCACGCAAGCTGCGCGGCCAGGCCGAGCCGGTGACGGACGAGTTCTACCGCACTGTGCTGCATCTGAAGCCCGCGCTCGCGCCGATCAAAGTCGCGGTGCTGCCGCTCAAGAAGAACAACGAGCAGATCGTTGCGACGGCCAAGCGCATTCGTGCCCTGTTGCAGCGCAGCGGCAACATGCGCACCGTCTACGACGATACCGCCGCGATCGGCAAGCTCTACCGCCGCCAGGACGAGATCGGCACGCCCTTCTGCATCACGGTCGACTTCGACACCCTGGGCGAGGGCAAAGACCCCGCGCTGACCGATACCGTGACCGTCCGTGACCGCGACAGCATGGCCCAGGAGCGCGTGCCGATCGCCGAGCTGCAAGATTACCTTGAGGAGCGGCTGCGCTGA
- a CDS encoding nuclease-related domain-containing protein: MKTHTITSHVADQLAALEASSLRRRRLLKPLLWLLVILTIGAVLYFGLRGQFQSALLLGGGGLLALLLLGVAAIAGPSERDVAIKRSGAAGESVLPHLLRSLPDSYTLLNGVPVPGSRADIDHVLVGPSGIWAIEAKHHVGMVQCVGDAWGYTRMGRGGVPQEGHIGSPSQQARRAADALERYLRSGSRGRSDLHVEPLVVFTHPQVDLSLEAPTLTVLQAADVTAFITRQPRRLSAAASAQIVAKLCRLRPTER; the protein is encoded by the coding sequence ATGAAAACACACACCATCACAAGCCATGTCGCCGATCAGCTCGCGGCCCTTGAGGCATCCAGCCTCAGGCGACGCCGCTTGCTCAAGCCGCTGCTGTGGCTGTTGGTCATCCTCACGATCGGCGCGGTGCTCTACTTTGGGCTGCGCGGCCAGTTCCAATCGGCGCTGCTGCTGGGCGGGGGCGGCCTGCTGGCGCTGCTCCTGCTGGGCGTGGCCGCGATTGCCGGGCCGAGCGAGCGAGATGTCGCGATCAAACGCTCCGGCGCGGCGGGCGAGTCCGTCTTGCCGCACCTGCTGCGCTCGCTCCCCGACAGCTACACGCTGCTCAACGGCGTGCCGGTGCCAGGCTCGCGCGCCGACATCGACCATGTGCTGGTGGGGCCGTCCGGCATCTGGGCGATCGAGGCCAAACATCATGTCGGCATGGTGCAGTGCGTCGGCGATGCCTGGGGCTATACCCGGATGGGTCGCGGCGGCGTGCCGCAGGAAGGCCATATCGGCAGCCCGTCGCAGCAGGCCCGACGCGCGGCAGACGCGCTTGAGCGCTATCTGCGTTCCGGCTCGCGCGGCAGGAGCGACCTCCACGTTGAGCCGCTGGTCGTCTTTACCCACCCGCAGGTTGATCTCAGCCTGGAAGCGCCGACGCTAACCGTGCTTCAGGCCGCCGACGTGACCGCCTTTATCACCCGGCAGCCGCGCCGCCTTTCGGCAGCCGCAAGCGCTCAGATCGTCGCCAAGCTGTGTCGGCTTCGACCGACCGAGCGCTGA
- a CDS encoding acyl-CoA dehydrogenase, which yields MNFELTEEQQFIRQTVRDFAQKEIAPRSAEIDRTGEFPHDIFKQMAELGLLGLPFPEEYGGAGADGVSVALAVEEIARGDGSTALAYLAHIGLGSMPILLFGTEAQKEKFLVPAAKGEYLAAFGLTEPHAGSDAGATRTTARLEGDEWVINGEKMWITNAPLAGHIIVTAVSEKDKGRKGISAFIVPRGVDGLSFGKHEHKMGLHGSMSTAVFLNDVRVPKENLLGERGRGYSQFLQILDGGRITIGAMAIGLAQAAYEAAVRYAQERESFGRPIGAYQSVSNMIADMAVGLEASRLLVYKAAWIKDLGKPFSREAAIAKLYATEASEKICRDAIQVLGGYGYSAEFPVERLYRDTRLLTIGEGTSEIQRMVIARHVLGSLAAQL from the coding sequence GTGAATTTTGAACTGACCGAAGAACAACAGTTTATCCGCCAGACGGTTCGTGATTTTGCCCAGAAAGAGATCGCGCCGCGATCGGCAGAGATCGATCGGACGGGCGAGTTTCCGCACGATATATTCAAGCAGATGGCCGAGCTTGGCCTGCTGGGGCTGCCGTTTCCCGAAGAGTACGGCGGCGCGGGCGCGGATGGCGTCAGCGTCGCGCTGGCGGTCGAGGAGATCGCGCGGGGCGATGGCTCGACGGCGCTGGCGTATCTGGCGCATATTGGCCTTGGCTCGATGCCGATCCTGCTCTTCGGCACCGAGGCGCAGAAAGAGAAGTTTCTGGTTCCGGCGGCCAAAGGCGAGTATCTGGCCGCGTTTGGCCTGACGGAGCCGCACGCTGGCTCCGACGCGGGCGCGACGCGCACCACGGCGCGGCTTGAGGGCGACGAGTGGGTGATCAACGGCGAGAAGATGTGGATCACCAACGCGCCGCTCGCCGGTCACATCATCGTCACGGCGGTTTCGGAGAAGGACAAGGGCCGCAAGGGCATTTCGGCGTTCATCGTGCCCAGGGGCGTGGATGGCCTGAGCTTCGGCAAGCACGAGCACAAGATGGGCCTGCACGGCTCGATGAGCACGGCGGTCTTCCTCAACGATGTGCGCGTGCCCAAGGAAAACCTGCTCGGCGAGCGCGGGCGGGGCTACTCGCAGTTCCTCCAGATCCTCGACGGCGGTCGGATCACGATCGGCGCGATGGCGATCGGGCTGGCGCAGGCGGCGTACGAGGCGGCGGTGCGCTATGCCCAGGAGCGCGAGTCTTTTGGGCGTCCGATCGGCGCGTACCAGTCGGTGTCGAACATGATCGCCGATATGGCTGTGGGACTGGAGGCATCGCGCTTGCTGGTGTACAAGGCGGCCTGGATCAAAGATCTGGGCAAGCCCTTCTCCAGGGAGGCGGCGATTGCCAAGCTGTACGCGACCGAAGCCTCGGAGAAGATCTGCCGCGACGCGATCCAGGTGCTCGGCGGCTACGGCTACTCGGCGGAGTTTCCGGTCGAGCGGCTGTACCGCGACACGCGGCTGCTGACGATCGGCGAGGGTACCAGCGAGATTCAGCGCATGGTGATCGCCCGCCACGTGCTGGGCAGCCTCGCGGCGCAGTTGTAA
- a CDS encoding DinB family protein: MSQNAGPDEERAVPESKAELLSRIKDAWSQLEQTIAGLSEDQLTMPRDGQDWSIKDHLAHLTFWEQSLLALLRHCDRQQASAPDETTTATVDHAEMHAAAYEHNRQRPLDEVLRDFRESHQALVVALAVLSDVDLLMPGAHHPPADALLDDDAVISWIMRNTYEHYLEHDAWIRGLLKVR, from the coding sequence CCAAAACGCTGGGCCGGATGAGGAGCGAGCCGTGCCGGAGAGCAAGGCCGAGCTGCTGAGCCGGATCAAAGATGCCTGGTCGCAGCTTGAGCAGACGATCGCCGGGCTGAGCGAGGACCAACTGACGATGCCGCGCGATGGGCAGGACTGGTCGATCAAAGACCATCTTGCGCATCTCACGTTTTGGGAACAATCGCTGCTTGCGCTGCTCCGGCACTGCGATCGGCAGCAGGCGAGCGCGCCGGACGAGACGACAACGGCGACCGTGGATCATGCCGAGATGCATGCTGCCGCCTACGAGCACAACAGGCAGCGGCCTCTGGACGAGGTGCTCAGGGATTTTCGAGAGTCGCATCAAGCGCTGGTCGTCGCGCTCGCGGTGCTATCGGATGTCGATCTGCTCATGCCTGGCGCGCACCATCCGCCTGCCGATGCGCTGCTTGACGACGACGCCGTGATTAGCTGGATCATGCGTAATACCTATGAGCACTACCTGGAGCACGATGCCTGGATTCGTGGCCTGCTCAAAGTGCGCTAG
- a CDS encoding DUF87 domain-containing protein, with amino-acid sequence MMRLPARDKLGTVVAGSLTEGLTVRLDPACLIEDLRVGQFVVIQGDRHQFFSMISDVKLDAANRDVLADPPPDDDDFLRQVLGGTTTYGTFNVAPMLMVDALEGLRPVRTVPRHFAPVYTADESDFAQVFGAEGGTKFQMGMPLDMDIPVCLDLGRLVERSNGVFGKSGTGKSFLTRLLLCGVIKTGAASTLIFDMHSEYGWDSKSEDGVFVKGLRQLFGHQVLVYSLDPKSSRQRGVAIDSEVVIGLDQIDVEDVILLQDELNLTATAAESSYLLVDHFGKSWFERLRAMDSAQLEEFAKNSGAHGGSLAALKRKLEQVARLCFVREKAPVSSIDGILNALIAGHHVVLEFGQHNSTLAYMLVANIITRRIHQKWVEQTEKYLQSKRESDRPRPLVITVEEAHKFLNPQAARQTIFGTIARELRKYSVTLLVVDQRPSAIDNEVMSQLGSRITALLNDERDIDAVFTGVGGAARLRSVLASLDTRQQAMILGHAVPMPVVIRTRPYDESFYAAVAPKAAIKKDYSKVLEDVDDLF; translated from the coding sequence ATGATGCGCCTACCAGCCAGAGATAAACTTGGAACCGTTGTCGCGGGCTCGCTGACGGAGGGCCTGACGGTGCGCCTCGACCCCGCGTGCCTGATCGAGGATCTGCGCGTCGGGCAGTTTGTGGTGATCCAGGGCGATCGGCATCAGTTCTTCTCGATGATCAGCGATGTCAAGCTGGACGCCGCCAACCGCGACGTGCTGGCCGATCCGCCGCCCGACGACGACGACTTTCTGCGGCAGGTGCTCGGCGGCACCACCACCTACGGCACCTTCAACGTCGCGCCGATGCTGATGGTCGATGCGCTCGAAGGGCTGCGTCCCGTGCGCACGGTGCCGCGCCACTTCGCGCCGGTCTACACCGCCGACGAGAGCGATTTCGCGCAGGTCTTCGGCGCGGAGGGCGGCACGAAGTTTCAGATGGGCATGCCGCTCGATATGGATATTCCGGTCTGCCTGGACCTGGGACGGCTGGTGGAGCGCTCAAACGGCGTCTTCGGCAAGTCGGGCACCGGCAAATCGTTTTTGACGCGGCTGCTGCTCTGCGGCGTGATCAAGACCGGCGCGGCCAGCACGCTGATCTTCGATATGCACTCCGAGTACGGCTGGGACTCGAAATCCGAGGATGGCGTGTTTGTCAAAGGGCTGCGCCAGCTCTTCGGCCATCAGGTGCTCGTCTACTCGCTCGATCCCAAGTCGTCGCGGCAGCGCGGCGTCGCGATCGATAGCGAGGTCGTGATCGGCCTCGATCAGATCGACGTGGAAGACGTGATCCTGCTGCAAGACGAGCTAAACCTGACGGCGACCGCCGCCGAGTCGTCGTATCTGCTGGTCGATCATTTCGGCAAAAGCTGGTTCGAGCGGCTGCGGGCTATGGACTCGGCCCAGCTTGAGGAGTTTGCCAAGAACAGCGGCGCGCACGGCGGCTCGCTGGCGGCGCTCAAGCGCAAGCTGGAGCAGGTGGCGCGGCTCTGCTTTGTGCGCGAGAAAGCGCCAGTCTCGTCGATCGACGGTATTCTCAACGCGCTGATCGCCGGTCATCACGTGGTGCTGGAGTTCGGGCAGCACAACTCGACGCTGGCCTATATGCTGGTCGCCAACATCATCACGCGGCGCATCCACCAGAAGTGGGTCGAGCAGACCGAGAAGTACCTTCAATCCAAGCGCGAGAGCGATCGGCCCCGCCCGCTGGTGATCACCGTCGAGGAGGCGCACAAGTTCCTCAATCCCCAGGCGGCGCGACAGACGATCTTCGGCACGATCGCCCGCGAGCTGCGCAAGTACAGCGTCACGCTGCTGGTCGTCGATCAGCGACCCAGCGCGATCGACAACGAGGTGATGTCGCAGCTCGGCTCGCGGATCACGGCGCTGCTCAACGACGAGCGCGACATCGACGCGGTCTTTACCGGCGTCGGCGGCGCGGCGCGGCTGCGCTCGGTGCTTGCCAGCCTGGATACGCGCCAGCAGGCGATGATCCTGGGCCACGCCGTGCCGATGCCGGTGGTGATTCGCACGCGGCCCTATGACGAATCGTTCTACGCTGCGGTCGCGCCCAAAGCGGCGATCAAGAAGGACTACAGCAAGGTGCTGGAAGATGTCGATGATCTTTTTTGA
- a CDS encoding site-specific tyrosine recombinase, translated as MRDQLDQFLAHLASERKLSANTTSAYRTDLEQFSEFIIERGHDSWQSLGREDVIAFLIFLKERRYATSTLARRTAAVKSFCDFLVRENAIAADPTVDLDSPRVDRTPPQAISVVQVDELLELPLRASGPEALRDKAMLELLYSTGMRVSELVALDLKDVNLEAECVRCSGRNKERQLPISPSTVTALEEYLDIARPQLARGSRHVDSALFLNHRGKRLTRQGFWLILKRYAKDLGIHDLTPHTLRHSFATHMLANGADLRSVQQLLGHASISTTQIYQQVGQTPTKRQAVGVKD; from the coding sequence ATGCGCGACCAGCTTGATCAGTTTCTGGCACATCTAGCTAGCGAACGCAAGCTTTCAGCCAATACAACCTCAGCGTACCGCACCGATCTGGAACAATTCAGCGAGTTTATCATCGAGCGCGGCCATGACTCATGGCAGAGCCTGGGCCGCGAGGACGTGATTGCCTTCCTGATCTTCTTGAAAGAACGGCGCTACGCCACGTCAACGCTTGCCCGACGTACCGCAGCCGTCAAATCGTTCTGCGATTTCCTGGTTCGCGAGAACGCTATCGCCGCCGATCCCACGGTCGACCTCGACTCGCCGCGTGTCGATCGCACGCCGCCACAGGCAATCTCGGTCGTTCAGGTGGACGAGCTGCTTGAACTGCCGCTACGCGCGTCCGGCCCTGAGGCGCTGCGCGACAAGGCGATGCTGGAGCTGCTCTACTCCACCGGCATGCGTGTCTCGGAGCTTGTCGCCCTCGATCTGAAGGATGTCAACCTTGAGGCCGAGTGCGTGCGATGCAGCGGGCGCAACAAGGAGCGCCAGCTGCCGATCAGCCCGTCGACCGTGACGGCGCTTGAAGAGTATCTCGATATTGCGCGTCCACAGCTTGCGCGGGGCAGCCGCCACGTCGATAGCGCGCTCTTCCTGAACCATCGCGGCAAGCGCCTGACCCGGCAGGGCTTCTGGCTGATCCTCAAGCGCTACGCCAAAGACCTGGGCATTCACGACCTGACGCCGCACACGCTGCGCCACTCCTTCGCGACGCATATGCTGGCAAATGGCGCGGACCTGCGCTCGGTGCAGCAGTTGCTCGGCCACGCCTCGATCTCGACCACCCAGATCTACCAGCAGGTGGGCCAGACGCCCACCAAGCGCCAGGCAGTTGGCGTCAAAGACTAG